The nucleotide window ACGCCCCCGAGCGAGTACAAATCGCTCCGCCGGGTGAGCGGCTTGCCGCTCGCGGTCTCCGGCGGCAGGTACGCCGCCGACCCGATCGCCGGAACGTGGCTCGGGGGCGAGGGGAACACCTTGGCGATCCCGAACGCGAGGAGCTTCAGCGTCCCGTCGGGCGCGATAACGAAGTTGGCGGGCTTGAGGTCGCGGTGCAGGACGTTCCGGTTGTGCGCGTGTTTCAGCGCCCGCGCCGCCTGAACCGCGACGCCCAGCACCTCGCGCCAGGGGAGCTTTCCCGCTTCGAGGCGCTTCGCGCAGTCGGTGCCGGCGACGAACTCGGACGCGACGAACGCCAGCCCGCCGTGGGTGCCGCAGTCGATGGTTTTGGCGATGTTCGCGTGGTCGAGCCGCTGGAGCGGGAGCAGCTCGGCGGCCATCCGCTGCACCGCCGCGGGGTCGCGCACCCCGGTGAACACTTTTACCGCGGTCACCTTCTCGGGGTCGTCGAACCCGCGGGCGCGGTACACCACCCCGAGCGGACCGTGCCCGATTTCGGACTCGACGTACCAGTTTCCGACCCGCGCACCGATCATGTCAGATATGGTAATCACTGGCCGGAGTGGGGCCACCGCGAAACGAAAGGTGGATATGGGTACACGCACCGTCGCCGTGCTGCTGATCGCGCATGGGAGCCGCCGCCCGGAGGCGAACGCCGACCTCGAGTTCGTCGCCGCTTCCCTGCGGGCGCGGGGGCGGTACCCCGTCGTGCAGGTCTCCTACCTCGAACTGGCGGAACCCGACATCGAAACCGGCGGCGCGCAGTGCGTCGGGGCCGGTGCCACGGATGTGCTTCTGCTGCCGTACTTTTTGTCCCCGGGGATTCACGTTGCCGAAGACCTGACCGAGGCCCGCGAGAAGTTGAGCGCGCGGTTCCCGTGGGTGCGGTTCGCGCTGGCCGAGCCGCTCGGCCGGCACCCGCTCTTGATCGACGTGCTGGAGCAGCGCGCCCGGGCGGCGGAATAAGACGAAATCCGGTTGAAGAATGTCCACATCCTGGAGCCGGATCGTTAACCGATTTTCAATCCTGGGCAGGCGATAGGACCATTGTCCATGCAATCCGTGATGTTGGGGTCACTCGGGTTCGAGTGAGGTCGAGATGGTTTTTGAGCCGCTCTGGCCAATACCCCGCACGGATTTCCCGGATTGGAATCTGTTGACAGCGGTCGGCATCCAGAATGCGGCGTGGGTTCGGCGCTCAGTGCGGCTCAGCGCTGAGCAACCCGAGTCGCGCGAGCGCGGCCCGGGCCAGCGCGACGGCTTCCGCCGGCGTCCCCTCGGTCGAAACGTGCGCGAGCACGCGACTCACGTCCGGCCCGGGGTGCTCCCAGCTCGCCGCCAGTTGCTCGTAAACCTGCCAGTCCGCGTCCGAGGCGTCGCCCGTGCGGGCCGCGAGCCGGGCGCGCGTCGTTTCGGGCGACGCCGCACACACCAGCACCGCTCCGGGCACGCCGTACCGCGTGACGCAATCGAGGAACTCGTGCCGGCGGCGCTCCTCGCGGAACGTCGCGTCCACAATGACGCGCCCCCCCGCGCGCAGGAACGTTTCGGCCCGGCTCAGGCACTCGGCGTAGGTGCGGTCGGTTCGCTCCGGGGTGTAGCGCGCGGCGCGCTCTTCGCATGGCGACGCCCGGTTCACCGCGAGCCCCTCCAGTTCCTTGCGGACCACGTCCGAGCGGATCAGCTCGAACCCGCCGGCCGCCGCGAGTTCGCGCGCGAGTGTGGATTTACCCGACCCCGGCAGCCCGCCGACGAGCAGCAGCCCCGGGCGCCGGTCGGGCGTTTCCAGTTCCGCGAGCGCGAGCAGCCAGTGCGCCCGTGACCGCGCCGCGGCCCGCTCGCGTTCGGCCGCCGGCACTTCGGGTTCGGCGAGCAGCAGTTCGTCAACCATCCCGCGCACGGCGGCCCGGTACGCGGTGTACAGCGGCAGCAGCGCGCGCCCCTCCTCGTCCCCGGACGCGCGGAAGTAGGCGTCCGCGAACGCCCGCCCGAGGTCGCGGCGCCCACGGAACGCGAGGTCCATGACCACGAACGCCGCGTCCGCGACCGGGTCCGTGCAGCGGAGCGCCTCGCTGAACTCGATGCAGTCGATGACCACCAGATCGTTGGGCGGCGCGGCGTCCGGGAAGTGGTAAATGTGGTCCAGGTGCAGGTCGCCGTGACAGTCGCGGGGCACCCCGCGGGCCGCGCGGGCATCGATCAGCGGTTGAAGGCGCGCCAGAGCCTCTTCCGCCAGCGCCCGGACGCGCGCGAAGACGCCGGGCGCGAGCACCTTCGCGGCGTGGGCCTCGGCGCGGGCGAACACGTCGCGCACCGCCCGCGCGACGGCGGCAGACGTGCCGAACGCGGCAATTCGGTCGTTCGTTTCGGCGGCGCGGTGGAACGCCGCCAACCGCTCCGCGAGCGCCACCACCAGCGCCTCACCGACTGCGCCGCGCCGGAGCCGTTCGAGGAGCGTGGCGTCGTTCGGGAGCCGGCGCATCTTCACGGCCCACTCGACTGGTTCGCCCTCGCCCCCGAACCGGAGCCCCGTCGCGGTGCGAGTGACGGGCACGACGCCGCGGTACACGTCCGGCGCCAGCCGGCGGTTCAGCCGCACCTCTTCTCGGCAGAAGTGGAGCCGCTTGTCAAGCGTGGTGAAGTCGAGGAACCCGGGCGCGACCGGCTTCTTGAGCTTGTAAACGTGCTCGCCCGCGAGGAACACCACCGAGATGTGCGTCTGGCACACCTCGACCGCCTCGACCGCATCGGGGTACGCCGCGGGCCGCGCCAGCGCGTCGATCAGGTGCGGGAGGTCCATCGGTTCAGCTCCGGGCGCGGAAGGGGCCGCGTACCCGGAGTGTACCACGCCGGGGCGCGTCACGTGTGCCCGAGAACGGCGTCCACGAGCCAGCACCCGCGGGCGTGGGGCTGGCTCGCGTCGCGGCAGTGGTGCAGGACGTCGGCGCTGTCGCACCCGGCGTCCTGAAGGGCGTCGGCGAGGATGGGCATGGCGCTGAAGTCCCGGGACTCGTATATCTGCCGCGCGAGCGCGGTGACCGTGCCCGTGCGCCACTCCGGGGCGAGCGCGACCGGCCGGAACGCGGTCGCGAAGATGTCGTAGATGACGGCGATCTCGACCTCCGGCGCGACCCCGGAGCCAATGGCGAACTCGGCGGCCGACCGGCCCGTTTCGACGACCGTGCAGGCGGGGAGCCACAGCTCGCGGCGCAGCGCGTTACTGCCGCCCGCGGCGCGCAAGTGGCCGAAGTGGTGCTGCCGGGCCGCGTCCGTCCCGCCGCCGTCGGCCAGGTCTTCGGCGAACGCGACCGCCTCCCGGGCGCGGGCGGACAGTTCGTCCCAGATGGCGCGGCACAGCGCGCAGGCGACCAGCCGCAGCCGGCGGTCGGTCTGGTTCCGCACCAGCCCGAGGAGCCACGCGGTGTCGATGTGCGCTCGCGGGGTGCCGCCGGGGTTCATCGCTCGCCCCTGCTCGTGACGTGTGGAGGCTGTCTTCCCGACTTATACCACAGCCGCCGCCACGGGTCACGGAGAACGCCGCCGCGCCGGCATCGAAGGTGAGGTCGGGCCGCGTGCCCGCGTCACGAACGTGTGCAACCGGGCCGATGGTGCCCTCGACGAGGGCCGTAAGGGGCGAGCCTTCGGAGAGGTGAGAGTACGGGCCGTCGGACGGATTCACGGCGGCTTCAAGGCGCCACGAAAGAGTAACCCCCGAGTGCCGCTCCGGGATCAGTGTGAATTACGTAATTTTAATTGGTTGATTGTTAATAAATATTGCGAAATATTATCGGGTGTACGCGGCCAGATCGGGATCCCGGTGCGCGCGGGCGCAAAATTTTGCCGGGTTGTGACGGTTGCCCGCGCGGATCCGAGTTTCATCGGCTCGCAGGTCCCGGGGTAGCCGTAAAACACGCAATTTACGCTGACACCGATCTTTGCCTGTTCTAGTGTTGCGTAAAGTTTGCAGCGCTGCTGCCGGTGAGCGCCCCGGAGCGCCTTTCGCCACCCGTTCTTGCGCCCTGCCGCCTCGTTCAGCGACGGGATGCCCAGTCAGGAACGTAAACGGACCGGGCGACTTCCGGCACGCCGTTACAGACGTTGTGCCCCACGATTTTCTGGTCGTTCCAGCGGGCACGACCAGCGACCGCGCGGTAACCGACGGATCAGGAGGGACACGCGGCGGTTGTCACCGGCAGGTCGGGGAACGGGCCGCTCGGTCCCGGCTGGCGGGCGAAGCGCAACGGTAATGGCCGCCCCCGCGAACACGAGGTACCCACACAGTGTCTCCTGACCATTTGCCGCGGACGACCGAGGGTGACGGGGCGCCCGCGAGCGGCCACGCGGACCGGCTCGCGGGGCACGGGTTCGACTACCGCTACTCTCCGGGTGTCGCGGAGTTACTGGAGGGCCTCGGCGCGTCGCTGCTGGTGAGCACGTACCAGGCCGGCAAACTGGCCGTGCTGCGATCGTCCGGGGGCAAACTGTCGCTCTTGCTGCGCACGTTCGATAAGGCCATGGGGCTCGCCGTCGGCCCGGACCGTCTGGCCGTCGGCACCAACTACCAGATTTGGACGCTGTGGAACTCGCCCTCCGTGGCGGCCAGACTCAACCAGGCGCCCGACCGGTCCCCCGGCCCCGACCACGACGCCTGCTACCTGCCGCGGTCCGCCCACCTGACGGGGGCCATCGACGTCCACGAGATGGCGTACGCGCGGGGGGCCGACGGCGGGCACGAACTGTGGCTGGTGAACACCCACTTCTCGTGCCTGTGTACCCTGGACGAGCGCTTCAGCTTCGTGCCGCGGTGGCGGCCCCCGTTCGTGACGGCCCTGGCCCGCGAGGACCGGTGCCACCTCAACGGTCTGGCGGTGCGCGACGGCCGGCCGCGCTACGCCACCTGTTTCGGCCGGACCGACACCTACGAGGGGTGGCGGCCCGCCAAGCGCGACGGCGGCCTCCTGCTCGAGGTTCCCGGCGGCGAGGTGATCGCCGCCGGCCTGTCCATGCCGCACTCGCCCCGCTGGCACAACGGCCGGCTGTGGGTCCTGGACTCCGGCCGGGGCCGGTTGCTCGCCGTCGACCTCGCGAGCGGGAAGGCGGAGTGCGTGACCGAACTCCCCGGCTACACCCGCGGGCTTGCGTTCGCCGGGCGATACGCGCTCGTCGGCCTGTCCAAGACCCGCGACACGGCTACGTTCGGAGGCGTCGAGGTGGCGGAGCGGTACGCCGAGCGGCCCTGCGGCGTGGCGGTCGTGGACCTCGCGACCGGAGCGCTGGTCGGCCTGATCGAGTTCCTCGGCGGCATTCGCGAGGTGTTCGACGTTCAACTTCTTCCGGGCGCCCGCTGGCCCGCCGTGGTCGGCCTGGAAAAGGACGCCGTCCGCCAGGCCAGCGTCCCGGCCCCGGAAGTCCCGCTATAGACCCAGACCCAACTCCCTCTCCGAGGAACGAACATGCGGCTGCGTGCCTGGTTGAAGGTGCTCGCTCAGCGCGGCGGTGTCGGCGCACGTGGCCGGCGGACGTGGCGCCAGCGCCTACTGGTGGAAGAGTTCGAGTCGCGGGCGCTCCCGTCCGCCAACCCGGCGTACACCGAAGTTACCGGGGCCGCCAACCCGTTCAACGGCTTCGACATCGGGACCTATTCCGTCCCAAAACTCGCCGACCTGGACGGCGACGGCGACTTCGACCTCTGTGTCGGGGAGACCAACGGCGCGTTCTTCTACTTCGAGAACACGGGGACGGCGGGCGCCCCCACGTTCGTTCAGCGGACCGGCGCCGCCAACCCGTTCAACGGCTTCGATGTCGGGAGCTACTCCTCGCCCGCGTTCGGCGATCTGGACGGCGACGGCGACTTGGACCTCGTCTCCGGGACCCAACCCGGGACGCTCCTGTACTACGAGAACACGGGCACGGCCAGTGCCCCCACGTTCGTCCAGCGGACCGGGGGCGCCAACCCGTTCAACGGCTTGGATGTTGGCAACTTCTCGATCCCAGATCTGGGGGACGTGGACGCCGACGGCGACCTCGACATGGTGTCCGGGGACACCGTCGGCAAGTTACATTACTTCGAAAACACGGGCACGACCAGCGCCCCCGCCTTTGTCGAGCGGACCGGCGCCGCCAACCCGCTCAACGGCTTCGATGTCGGTGCCGCCGGCTCCACCCCGGCGTTGGGGGACGTGGACGCCGACGGGGATCTCGACCTCATCTCCGGGGAGAGCAGCGGAGTTCAGTTCTACTTCAGGAACACGGGTACGACCAGCAGCCCCGCGTTCGCGCAGCAGACCGGGGCCAACAACCCATTCAACGGCTTCGACGTCGGCAGCTTCTCCGCGCCGGCGTTCGGCGATCTGAACGGGGACGGTGCCCTCGATCTCGTCTCCGGGAATTCGTTCGGCTCACTGAATTACTACCAGTCCGCCCCCGGCCTCGCGACGAGTGCCTCCTCGCTGAACCTGGGGACAACGACCGCGGGCACGGCGGGCATGCCCCAGACCTTCACTGTGAGCGGTATCGCACTGAGCGCCAACATCGTCGTGGCGGCCCCCACCGGCGTGGAACTCTCCACCGACGGAACCACCTGGACTACCTCGGTGATGCTGACACCGACCGGCGGCAAGGTCGCTAACACCCTCATCTCGGCCCGGATCACCGCCGGTGCTTCGGTGGGCGCGGTCAGTGGTAACATCACCGTGAGCAGTACGAACGCGACTACGCAGAACGTGGCCGTCACCGGGACGGTCAACGCGGCCGACTCCACTGCACCCACGGCCACGGTGACGACGCCGGCCCCTTCGATTACCGCGGCCACCGGCGGCACCAGCACCGTCACCATCACCGTGACATATGCCGACGCCGGCTCCGAGGTCAATACCAGCACCTTCGGCACCGACGACATTACGGTCACCAACGGGGCCACCGTGACTGGGTTCTTGGCGGCGGGTAACGTGGTCACGTACACCATCACCGCCCCCGCGGCCACCTGGGCCGCCAGCACACAGGGCACCTACACCATCGCGCTGGTCGCCGGCGCGGTGACCGACCTGGCCGGCAACCCGGTGGCCGCGAACCCGTCACTCGGCACCTTCGCCGTCGATACCACCGTCCCGACCGCGGCGGTAACGACGCCGGCCCCGGCCATCACCGCGGCCTCCGGCGGTACCAGCACCGTCGCCATTACCGTAACCTACGCCGACACCGGCTCCGGGGTCGACACCAGCACCTTCGGCACCGACGACATTACGGTCACCAACGGGGCTACCGTCACCGGGTTCTTGGCGGCGGGCAACGTGGTCACGTATACGATCACCGCCCCCGCCGCTACGTGGTCCGCCAGCGCCCAGGGGACGTACACGATTGCGCTGGTCGCCGGCGCGGTGACCGACCTGGCCGGTAACCCGGTGGCCGCGAACCCGTCACTCGGCACCTTCGCCGTCGATACCACTGTCCCGACCGCGGCGGTAACGACGCCGGCCCCGGCCATCACCGCGGCCACCGGGGGCACGAATACCGTCACCGTCACGGTCACCTACGCCGACACCGGCTCCGGGGTCGACACCAGCACCTTCGGCACCGGCGACATTACGGTCACTAACGGGGCCACCGTCACCGGGTTCTCGGCGGCGGGTAACGTGGTCACCTACACCATCACCGCCCCCGCCGCTACGTGGTCTGCCAGCGCCCAGGGGACGTACACGATTGCGCTGGTCGCCGGCGCGGTGACCGACCTGGCCGGTAACCCGGTGGCCGCGAACCCGTCACTCGGCACCTTCACCGTCGATACCACCGTCCCCACGGCGGCGGTAACGACGCCGGCCCCTTCGATTACCGCGGCCTTCGGCGGCACGAATACCGTCACCGTCACGGTCACCTACGCCGACACCGGCTCCGGGGTCGATGCGGCCACCTTCGGCACCGGCGACATTACCGTCACCAATGGGGCCACCGTCACCGGGTTCTCGGCGGCGGGTAACGTGGTCACCTACACCATCACCGCCCCCGCCGCTACGTGGTCTGCCAGCGCCCAGGGGACGTACACGATTGCGCTGGCCGCCGGCGCAGTGACCGATCTAGCCGGCAACCCGGTCGCGGCCAACGCGGCCCTCGGCACCTTCACCGTCGACACGCAGGCGAAGCCGGCCCTGGTCACCAGTGTGCCGACCGGGAACCCGGCGGGCACGGCCGTCCGGATAATTGATCCGGTAACCGGTCAACTCATCCGGACCCTGATCCCGTTCGCCGGCTTCGTCGGGTCAGTGGATCTAGCCTCGGGCGACTTCAACCGAGACGGGGTAGCAGACCTTCTGGTCGCGGCCGGGGCCGGCGGCGGCCCACACATCAAAGTGTTCAACGGTGGCGACGGCGGTGAACTGGCCAGTTTCTTCGCCTACGACGTCCGTTTCGTCGGCGGGGTGAGTGTGGCCATCGGGGACGTAAATGGAGACGGCACCCTGGACATCATCACCGGTGCGGGCGCCGGCGCCGGACCGCACGTGAAGGCGTTCGACGGCCGCACTTTCGCAGAGGTCCGGAGCTTTTTCGCCTACGACACCGGCTTCCGCGGCGGGGTGAGTGTGGCGGCCGGGGACGTGAACGGAGACGGGTTCGACGACATCATCACCGGAACTGGGGCGGGCGGTGCCTCTCACGTCAAGGTGTTCGGCGGCGCGGACGGAGCGGTGCTGCTCAGCTTCTTCGCCTACCCGGCGTTCGGCGGCGGGGTGAGCGTGGCGGCCGGGGACGTGAACGGGGACGGGTTCGACGACATCATCACCGGCAGCTCACAGGGACCGCACGTGAAGGTGTTCGACGGCCGCACCGGCCAAACCCGCGCGTCGTTCTTCGGTTTCGACGCGGGGTTCACCGGCGGGGTGCGGGTGGGCACCGCGGACGCCGACGGGGACGGAAAGGCGGACATCGTCGCGGCGGCCGGGCCGGGCGGCGGCCCGCACCTCACGGTGTTCGACGGGGAGAGCCTTGCGGTGCTCCGCAGCGAGTTCGTCGGCTCCCCCACACTCCGGGACGGCTTGATCGTCGGCTGATCCCGACGGTGGTGCCGGTGTCTCGGCTTGCGAACCGCGTTCGGCCGGAACGCGGTCGCCGCACCAGCCCGAGGAGCCACGCGGTGTCGATGTGCGCTCGCGGGGTGCCGCCGGGGTTCATCGCTCGCCCCTGCTCGTGACGTGTGGAGGCTGCCTTCCCGACTTATACCACAGCCGACGCCACAAGGGACACAACGCGAACCTCGAAGCGGCAGAAACGCTCTTCACTCGGGCCAAGAGCGACGATCGCGGGCCGGCGCGAAACGAGACGGCCGCCGCAGTTCCGAATGGATGAAGAGGTACACCGTGAGTCAGAAGCAGCAGGTCCGAGCGGCGTTTCGTCGCGGCACGTTTACCCGCGACAAGTACCGGTGTGGAGAAGGTGAAGGTATGCCAGATGGTTACGGTGGCTGGGACGGTAGATCACTACGAGGAATAGAAATTGTACATGTGGGACTGCACCGAGTTGCAATTAGCCGATACGTAACCGATTATGTGTGAAAGGAAAAAGATGCCCGCCACCGAGCGAACAACCCAGCGGGGAGCACACCAAGAGGGCTGCCTATGACGTTGCTAAAACGGTGGTGGGTGATTCCTGTCGTAATCGGGGCAATCGTTACTGGCGGGTTAGTGGCAGCTAAGATTGAGGACGAGAAGAACAAGATTGCCGCTTACGGTGCCATTGTGGCGACAGTGAGTATTTTGCTGAACGCCGAAAAACACATCCGGGACAGGTTAAAAGAAGATCGTGAGCGTGATCAAAAGGAAGACGAGAAGAAGGAGAAGTTAAAGGCAACAGTGCAGTACCGTTGTTTCCATGTAACAACGCCTAATATTGGTGTGGAGTTGTACAATGATGGAAAAACACTGGTTCCTATAAAGGGCGTCTGGCTGGTC belongs to Gemmata obscuriglobus and includes:
- a CDS encoding beta strand repeat-containing protein — encoded protein: MRLRAWLKVLAQRGGVGARGRRTWRQRLLVEEFESRALPSANPAYTEVTGAANPFNGFDIGTYSVPKLADLDGDGDFDLCVGETNGAFFYFENTGTAGAPTFVQRTGAANPFNGFDVGSYSSPAFGDLDGDGDLDLVSGTQPGTLLYYENTGTASAPTFVQRTGGANPFNGLDVGNFSIPDLGDVDADGDLDMVSGDTVGKLHYFENTGTTSAPAFVERTGAANPLNGFDVGAAGSTPALGDVDADGDLDLISGESSGVQFYFRNTGTTSSPAFAQQTGANNPFNGFDVGSFSAPAFGDLNGDGALDLVSGNSFGSLNYYQSAPGLATSASSLNLGTTTAGTAGMPQTFTVSGIALSANIVVAAPTGVELSTDGTTWTTSVMLTPTGGKVANTLISARITAGASVGAVSGNITVSSTNATTQNVAVTGTVNAADSTAPTATVTTPAPSITAATGGTSTVTITVTYADAGSEVNTSTFGTDDITVTNGATVTGFLAAGNVVTYTITAPAATWAASTQGTYTIALVAGAVTDLAGNPVAANPSLGTFAVDTTVPTAAVTTPAPAITAASGGTSTVAITVTYADTGSGVDTSTFGTDDITVTNGATVTGFLAAGNVVTYTITAPAATWSASAQGTYTIALVAGAVTDLAGNPVAANPSLGTFAVDTTVPTAAVTTPAPAITAATGGTNTVTVTVTYADTGSGVDTSTFGTGDITVTNGATVTGFSAAGNVVTYTITAPAATWSASAQGTYTIALVAGAVTDLAGNPVAANPSLGTFTVDTTVPTAAVTTPAPSITAAFGGTNTVTVTVTYADTGSGVDAATFGTGDITVTNGATVTGFSAAGNVVTYTITAPAATWSASAQGTYTIALAAGAVTDLAGNPVAANAALGTFTVDTQAKPALVTSVPTGNPAGTAVRIIDPVTGQLIRTLIPFAGFVGSVDLASGDFNRDGVADLLVAAGAGGGPHIKVFNGGDGGELASFFAYDVRFVGGVSVAIGDVNGDGTLDIITGAGAGAGPHVKAFDGRTFAEVRSFFAYDTGFRGGVSVAAGDVNGDGFDDIITGTGAGGASHVKVFGGADGAVLLSFFAYPAFGGGVSVAAGDVNGDGFDDIITGSSQGPHVKVFDGRTGQTRASFFGFDAGFTGGVRVGTADADGDGKADIVAAAGPGGGPHLTVFDGESLAVLRSEFVGSPTLRDGLIVG
- a CDS encoding TIGR03032 family protein; the encoded protein is MSPDHLPRTTEGDGAPASGHADRLAGHGFDYRYSPGVAELLEGLGASLLVSTYQAGKLAVLRSSGGKLSLLLRTFDKAMGLAVGPDRLAVGTNYQIWTLWNSPSVAARLNQAPDRSPGPDHDACYLPRSAHLTGAIDVHEMAYARGADGGHELWLVNTHFSCLCTLDERFSFVPRWRPPFVTALAREDRCHLNGLAVRDGRPRYATCFGRTDTYEGWRPAKRDGGLLLEVPGGEVIAAGLSMPHSPRWHNGRLWVLDSGRGRLLAVDLASGKAECVTELPGYTRGLAFAGRYALVGLSKTRDTATFGGVEVAERYAERPCGVAVVDLATGALVGLIEFLGGIREVFDVQLLPGARWPAVVGLEKDAVRQASVPAPEVPL
- a CDS encoding AAA family ATPase; its protein translation is MDLPHLIDALARPAAYPDAVEAVEVCQTHISVVFLAGEHVYKLKKPVAPGFLDFTTLDKRLHFCREEVRLNRRLAPDVYRGVVPVTRTATGLRFGGEGEPVEWAVKMRRLPNDATLLERLRRGAVGEALVVALAERLAAFHRAAETNDRIAAFGTSAAVARAVRDVFARAEAHAAKVLAPGVFARVRALAEEALARLQPLIDARAARGVPRDCHGDLHLDHIYHFPDAAPPNDLVVIDCIEFSEALRCTDPVADAAFVVMDLAFRGRRDLGRAFADAYFRASGDEEGRALLPLYTAYRAAVRGMVDELLLAEPEVPAAERERAAARSRAHWLLALAELETPDRRPGLLLVGGLPGSGKSTLARELAAAGGFELIRSDVVRKELEGLAVNRASPCEERAARYTPERTDRTYAECLSRAETFLRAGGRVIVDATFREERRRHEFLDCVTRYGVPGAVLVCAASPETTRARLAARTGDASDADWQVYEQLAASWEHPGPDVSRVLAHVSTEGTPAEAVALARAALARLGLLSAEPH
- a CDS encoding sirohydrochlorin chelatase — protein: MGTRTVAVLLIAHGSRRPEANADLEFVAASLRARGRYPVVQVSYLELAEPDIETGGAQCVGAGATDVLLLPYFLSPGIHVAEDLTEAREKLSARFPWVRFALAEPLGRHPLLIDVLEQRARAAE